The Streptomyces sp. NBC_01775 genome includes a region encoding these proteins:
- a CDS encoding WXG100 family type VII secretion target, whose product MAANSGGDMVMEVHYGTVEQIAGDIKVRRELLERQLDALWGAVTKVDDAWEGDARQAFNIIKRKWDQRVNSLTSTLTRMETTVRNGKDQYHATDKKAASFFDDLAW is encoded by the coding sequence ATGGCAGCCAACTCCGGCGGCGACATGGTGATGGAGGTCCACTACGGGACCGTTGAGCAGATCGCGGGCGACATCAAGGTGCGCCGCGAGCTGCTGGAGCGCCAGCTCGACGCGCTGTGGGGCGCGGTGACGAAGGTCGACGACGCCTGGGAGGGCGACGCCCGGCAGGCGTTCAACATCATCAAGCGCAAGTGGGACCAGCGTGTGAACAGCCTTACCAGCACGCTCACCCGGATGGAGACGACGGTCCGCAACGGCAAGGACCAGTACCACGCCACCGACAAAAAGGCGGCCAGCTTCTTCGACGACCTCGCCTGGTAG
- a CDS encoding DUF397 domain-containing protein gives MGTQQEKEELYAMDISDVEWESAPGSPEDERVEIAHLPGGGVAMRNSKDPDTVLRYTAAEWEAFVLGARDGEFDIM, from the coding sequence ATGGGCACTCAGCAGGAGAAGGAAGAGCTGTACGCGATGGACATCTCCGACGTGGAGTGGGAGAGCGCGCCGGGAAGCCCCGAGGACGAGCGCGTGGAAATCGCCCACCTCCCCGGCGGCGGCGTCGCGATGCGGAATTCCAAGGACCCCGACACGGTGCTCCGCTACACCGCGGCGGAGTGGGAGGCATTCGTCCTGGGGGCGCGGGACGGGGAGTTCGACATCATGTGA
- the mycP gene encoding type VII secretion-associated serine protease mycosin encodes MASILTVTVATAPPAAADEASQCSFPSKPYKGRPWALQRVLLNELWRGTNQGAGVRVAVIDTGVSTEHEQLKDAVDASAGKNLLPKKLKKDESGRAQPRGKSNGTTDDVGHGTKVAGLIAARPADNTGFVGLAPKATIIPIKQNDSNGSGTADTLAQSIDYAVKARADVINISQDTAEALRSESSLELAVKRALEQDVVVVASAGNDGLGGNVKETYPASYEGVLAVASSDRNNERAPFSQSGDFVGVAAPGVDMISTVPKGGHCADNGTSFSAPYVAGVAALLRAKHNKGADKWTQRNIVAQIEQTAERSVPGHDRLVGWGVVDPVRALTEDDHRINRPVAKEGIAKGEKPTPAKLQMGETPQERNERLGTYVLVGGGTLVAVVAGTSFIYRDWRRRRGSADSGG; translated from the coding sequence ATGGCCTCCATCCTGACCGTCACAGTCGCCACAGCGCCGCCCGCCGCCGCTGACGAAGCCAGCCAGTGCAGCTTCCCCTCCAAGCCGTACAAGGGCCGCCCCTGGGCACTCCAAAGAGTCCTGCTGAACGAGCTGTGGCGCGGGACGAACCAGGGCGCCGGAGTACGCGTCGCCGTCATCGACACCGGAGTAAGCACCGAACACGAGCAGTTGAAGGACGCCGTCGACGCCTCGGCGGGCAAGAATCTGCTTCCCAAGAAGCTCAAGAAGGACGAGTCGGGACGGGCCCAGCCCCGGGGCAAGTCCAACGGCACCACCGACGATGTCGGCCACGGCACCAAGGTCGCCGGCCTCATCGCCGCCCGTCCGGCCGACAACACCGGCTTCGTGGGCCTCGCCCCCAAGGCGACGATCATCCCGATCAAGCAGAACGACTCCAACGGCAGCGGCACCGCCGACACACTCGCGCAGTCCATCGACTACGCCGTCAAAGCTCGGGCCGACGTCATCAACATCTCCCAGGACACCGCCGAGGCCCTTCGGTCGGAATCCAGCCTCGAACTCGCGGTCAAACGGGCTCTGGAGCAGGACGTGGTGGTCGTCGCCTCCGCAGGCAACGACGGGCTCGGCGGCAACGTCAAGGAGACGTACCCCGCCTCCTACGAAGGTGTCCTGGCCGTCGCTTCCTCCGACCGCAACAACGAGCGGGCGCCGTTCTCCCAGTCCGGGGATTTCGTGGGCGTGGCGGCGCCCGGCGTCGACATGATCTCCACCGTCCCCAAGGGCGGACACTGCGCCGACAACGGCACCAGCTTCTCGGCGCCGTATGTTGCCGGAGTCGCCGCGTTGCTTCGTGCCAAGCACAACAAGGGCGCCGACAAATGGACGCAGCGCAATATCGTCGCCCAGATCGAGCAGACCGCCGAGCGCTCCGTCCCGGGCCACGACCGTCTGGTCGGCTGGGGTGTGGTCGACCCCGTCCGCGCGCTGACCGAGGACGACCACCGCATCAACCGCCCGGTGGCGAAGGAAGGCATCGCAAAAGGGGAGAAGCCGACACCGGCCAAACTCCAGATGGGAGAAACCCCGCAAGAACGGAACGAGAGGCTCGGGACCTACGTCCTTGTGGGAGGCGGCACTCTGGTCGCGGTCGTCGCCGGCACCTCGTTCATCTACCGTGACTGGCGCCGCCGGCGAGGGTCGGCTGACAGTGGTGGCTGA
- a CDS encoding S8 family serine peptidase: MAALQGGLAPTAVAEDVQSQQWYLDGMQIKKIWKVSTGKGVKVAVVDGGVDSSTQSLRGQVLPGKDISGAPGDENKDDVGHGTTMAELIAGTGRGGTVKGVAPDAKILPIRTTLRGIKGIDKNLNRHAEAIRAAADSDAKIINMSWGTSTDGPTKRALDYAVSKGKLLIAAMGNDGQSGNTDGLGYPASHPNVAAIASYGKNLKVSKFSSSGRATTFAAPGQEMPGWCDGKREQYCPNIEGTSASSAIASGAAALVWAKHPTWTANQVLRVLIDTAGRKDGKKDTVSKYIGNGAIRPRMNLLEGKGKPGDPDISPLTGKKTGSSAPGPKSPGGKDSDKNGSTKDDAPDKVKVADSKSEDGDSSQLLPILGVGAGVLILAGCGFAVVRLRRN, from the coding sequence ATGGCCGCCCTACAGGGAGGATTGGCCCCCACTGCCGTCGCCGAGGACGTTCAGTCCCAGCAGTGGTATCTGGACGGGATGCAGATCAAGAAGATCTGGAAGGTAAGTACAGGGAAGGGGGTCAAGGTCGCCGTGGTTGACGGCGGCGTTGACTCGTCGACCCAATCCCTTCGCGGCCAGGTTCTCCCGGGAAAGGATATTTCGGGTGCTCCCGGCGACGAGAACAAGGATGACGTGGGTCACGGAACCACGATGGCGGAATTGATCGCGGGGACCGGTAGAGGCGGAACAGTTAAAGGTGTGGCGCCCGATGCGAAAATCTTGCCTATCCGAACCACGTTGCGGGGTATCAAAGGGATCGATAAGAACTTGAATCGTCACGCTGAAGCCATCAGAGCTGCGGCGGACAGCGATGCCAAGATTATCAACATGTCCTGGGGTACATCGACCGATGGTCCGACCAAAAGGGCTCTCGATTACGCTGTCAGCAAGGGGAAGTTGCTGATCGCGGCCATGGGGAATGATGGTCAGTCGGGTAATACCGACGGCCTCGGATATCCCGCCTCTCACCCCAACGTCGCAGCAATCGCGTCCTACGGTAAGAATCTGAAGGTCTCGAAATTCTCTTCATCCGGAAGGGCTACGACCTTCGCTGCTCCCGGCCAGGAGATGCCCGGGTGGTGTGATGGAAAGCGCGAGCAGTACTGCCCCAATATCGAGGGCACCAGCGCCTCCTCCGCCATCGCCTCCGGCGCAGCCGCCCTCGTCTGGGCCAAGCACCCGACATGGACGGCCAATCAGGTGCTGCGCGTTCTGATCGACACGGCAGGTCGGAAGGACGGGAAGAAGGACACCGTCAGCAAGTACATCGGGAACGGCGCGATCCGTCCCCGTATGAACCTTCTGGAGGGAAAGGGTAAGCCGGGTGACCCGGACATCAGCCCGCTCACCGGGAAGAAGACCGGAAGCTCGGCCCCGGGCCCGAAATCACCTGGGGGTAAGGATTCCGACAAAAATGGTTCCACCAAAGATGATGCTCCTGACAAGGTGAAGGTGGCAGACTCGAAGTCGGAAGACGGGGACAGTAGTCAGCTTCTTCCCATCCTCGGGGTGGGGGCGGGGGTTCTCATCCTCGCGGGGTGCGGCTTCGCCGTCGTACGCCTCAGGCGGAACTAG
- a CDS encoding WXG100 family type VII secretion target: MPGKQKLSHGEVVTFKGTLDEIGGNLETNLRMLSQLIATAEAGWKGAGGGAFRTAQMTINEDHRALRNMLMGIYNAVDQTQKVGSGNDDSILDEFKKIDMNDLQQGDQPAGGGPGGPQSVPGGGIGGMSKLHGI; this comes from the coding sequence ATGCCAGGTAAGCAGAAGCTAAGCCACGGCGAAGTCGTCACGTTCAAGGGGACCCTCGACGAGATCGGTGGCAATCTGGAGACCAATCTCCGGATGCTCTCCCAGCTCATCGCCACGGCTGAGGCCGGCTGGAAGGGTGCCGGTGGTGGCGCCTTCCGCACCGCGCAGATGACGATCAATGAGGACCACCGCGCGCTGCGCAACATGCTCATGGGTATTTACAACGCCGTCGACCAGACCCAGAAGGTGGGCTCCGGGAACGACGACTCGATCCTGGACGAGTTCAAGAAGATCGACATGAACGACCTCCAGCAGGGCGACCAGCCCGCCGGGGGCGGCCCGGGCGGCCCCCAGTCGGTTCCCGGCGGCGGCATCGGCGGCATGAGCAAGCTGCACGGAATCTGA